One genomic segment of Leptospira kirschneri serovar Cynopteri str. 3522 CT includes these proteins:
- a CDS encoding SH3 domain-containing protein — protein MDFVIRTEKISVMETKLKLQKNKMNSDFYKIIIFVLFFSTFFSPGVAEQKQIKKYVLISEGKLNVRDKPKNGKVLFQLQKGESVFVKENSSSDGWVEIFTKSETKGFVTTEFLGKKSPEELENAKLFGSVYTDTQGSRFRSLAIRTKDGWIPAGPGEYKAETLFLEKKILKTKENATVYEQTNVAGEFVPEKNDKAGCEEYDVLKGNLNSYKKINTLKYSIFGMFGSKIGDQVRSEKWIPSEKISKFLESTEGSFFKKQHPKSEELKFLKQGDLYKIVSPKKEYVVVRYSIQIETEEKSYHSSIYELENESLGKKIFEKFEVLPKDQSVYGGKFHLIDVFDLDEDGTPILIWHHNGFDGFVNEFSKIKNGKVEPMFLAGGDAC, from the coding sequence ATGGATTTTGTGATAAGAACCGAAAAAATTTCCGTTATGGAAACAAAACTAAAACTTCAAAAAAATAAAATGAATTCAGATTTTTATAAAATTATAATATTCGTATTGTTTTTTTCTACTTTTTTTAGCCCGGGGGTGGCGGAACAAAAACAAATCAAGAAATATGTTCTTATCTCGGAAGGTAAGTTGAACGTAAGAGATAAACCTAAAAATGGAAAAGTGCTGTTTCAATTGCAAAAAGGTGAATCCGTTTTTGTAAAAGAAAATTCGAGTTCCGATGGTTGGGTGGAAATATTTACAAAATCGGAAACGAAGGGGTTCGTAACTACTGAATTTTTAGGTAAAAAATCTCCGGAAGAATTAGAAAACGCAAAACTTTTCGGCTCGGTTTATACGGATACACAAGGTTCTAGATTTCGATCTTTGGCAATTCGAACAAAAGACGGATGGATTCCTGCTGGACCTGGAGAATACAAAGCGGAAACTCTCTTTTTAGAAAAAAAGATTCTTAAAACAAAAGAGAATGCAACCGTATACGAACAAACGAACGTGGCTGGAGAATTTGTCCCTGAAAAAAACGACAAAGCCGGTTGCGAAGAATATGACGTTTTAAAGGGGAATTTAAATTCTTATAAGAAAATTAATACTTTAAAATATTCTATATTTGGAATGTTTGGTTCTAAAATAGGAGATCAGGTCCGTTCTGAAAAATGGATTCCTTCTGAAAAAATTTCTAAGTTTTTAGAATCAACTGAAGGTTCGTTTTTTAAAAAACAACATCCTAAGTCGGAAGAGTTAAAATTTTTGAAACAAGGTGATTTGTATAAGATTGTTTCTCCAAAAAAAGAATACGTCGTAGTTCGATACTCTATTCAAATCGAAACGGAAGAAAAATCTTATCATTCCTCAATTTACGAATTAGAAAACGAAAGTCTGGGAAAAAAGATATTCGAAAAATTTGAAGTGTTGCCCAAGGATCAGTCAGTTTACGGTGGAAAATTTCATTTGATAGATGTTTTTGACTTAGACGAAGACGGTACTCCGATTTTGATTTGGCATCACAATGGATTTGACGGTTTTGTAAACGAGTTTTCTAAAATCAAAAACGGCAAAGTGGAACCTATGTTTTTGGCGGGTGGGGACGCTTGTTGA
- a CDS encoding LIC_11051 family fibronectin-binding protein: protein MKHYLTFQDDKSDKFWQIEVSGNSFTVTYGKIGSSGQTQTKTFNDEETCLKEVKKLFSEKLKKGYIEVETPTSSINPSSSDKKASASAKTTTAETKSKIDKPAPLTSETFHQFLKIKSKDISSSKYSKILKNIDWENLAEDIFDSVYKYWEELSKKEKSPIGIFDIRWDDASTDYCIEFDYDLESNNPKNAMEEGAIRNVPVVDFSNFIKNQLKQKPEKIREVLEDEDFSVIKDILCKLTQEVILQTLKVEVFKQIPKQQPYFLMFSYYHDEDASVFFDSNVKEQKDLYSILKIGQSPLFKYFLSGEQSLIISNVSEIDLTDISLFENLRNFNISDCENIISLKSLSELKNIQSISIKGAKLSEFPDFLLNLPSLKSLYLTNSSLSIENKTSIFNSSQLESLCLNANSLTTIPEFVFQLPRLKELLLMDNQLTELPDRLADLKFLRNLNLSGNKIAQISNLNREFSEVRELGLYDNRLVSLDGIRCFPKLKELLIWGNELETISPEISSLKNLTRISAERNKISNFPNIEIAFESVTSLSLNKNQLTQIPEGLTRLFPNLKSLGLSDNQLEEIPADLFETFPKLDTLSLSNNQLSDLPKSIARLESLKNIYLKNNRFVQIPEILKELKKLKDISLSGNQISELPEFFSEMTELKELKIGNNPIAQNPESVEAKIKVINPKITLYFS, encoded by the coding sequence ATGAAACACTATCTAACTTTTCAAGACGATAAATCGGATAAATTCTGGCAAATCGAAGTTTCCGGAAATTCATTTACGGTGACCTACGGAAAGATCGGCTCTTCCGGACAAACACAAACAAAAACGTTCAACGACGAAGAAACCTGTCTCAAAGAAGTAAAAAAATTATTCTCTGAAAAATTAAAAAAAGGTTATATAGAAGTAGAAACGCCTACTTCTTCTATAAATCCAAGTTCTTCCGATAAAAAAGCCTCGGCTTCCGCAAAAACCACAACTGCCGAAACAAAATCAAAGATAGACAAACCGGCCCCTCTGACTTCGGAAACATTCCATCAATTTTTAAAAATTAAATCCAAAGACATTTCTTCTTCAAAATATTCTAAAATACTTAAAAATATAGATTGGGAAAATTTAGCGGAAGATATTTTCGATTCCGTTTATAAATATTGGGAAGAACTAAGCAAAAAGGAAAAATCTCCGATAGGAATTTTTGACATAAGATGGGACGACGCGAGTACGGATTACTGCATAGAGTTTGATTATGATTTAGAAAGTAACAATCCTAAAAATGCGATGGAAGAAGGTGCTATTCGAAATGTTCCTGTAGTCGATTTTTCTAATTTTATTAAAAATCAACTCAAACAAAAACCAGAAAAAATCCGGGAAGTATTGGAGGACGAAGACTTTTCGGTGATAAAAGACATACTATGCAAACTAACTCAGGAAGTAATCCTACAAACTTTAAAAGTGGAAGTTTTTAAACAAATTCCAAAACAACAACCGTATTTTTTAATGTTCTCCTATTACCACGACGAAGACGCTTCCGTATTTTTCGATTCAAACGTAAAGGAACAAAAAGATCTTTATTCAATACTAAAAATCGGTCAGTCTCCGCTATTTAAATATTTTTTAAGCGGGGAGCAATCTTTAATCATTTCTAATGTTTCGGAAATAGATCTTACCGATATAAGTCTTTTCGAAAACTTAAGAAATTTCAACATTTCCGATTGTGAAAATATAATTTCTCTCAAAAGTTTAAGTGAATTAAAAAATATCCAAAGTATTTCCATAAAAGGAGCAAAATTATCCGAGTTCCCCGATTTTTTACTGAATCTTCCATCTCTTAAATCTTTGTATCTCACAAATAGCAGCCTATCTATAGAAAATAAAACTAGTATATTCAATTCTTCGCAATTAGAATCACTTTGTCTAAATGCTAATTCCTTAACCACAATTCCAGAATTTGTATTCCAACTTCCGCGGCTAAAAGAATTACTATTGATGGATAACCAATTGACGGAGTTACCGGATCGATTGGCGGATCTAAAATTTCTTCGAAACTTGAATTTGTCCGGTAACAAAATCGCTCAAATTTCCAATCTGAACCGTGAGTTCAGTGAAGTCAGAGAGCTCGGTCTTTATGATAACCGACTTGTCTCTTTGGATGGAATTAGGTGTTTTCCCAAGCTGAAGGAGCTTTTGATTTGGGGTAACGAATTAGAAACAATTTCACCTGAAATTTCCAGTTTAAAAAATCTAACTCGTATCAGCGCGGAGAGAAATAAAATTTCAAATTTTCCTAATATAGAAATTGCTTTCGAATCCGTGACCAGTTTGAGTCTGAACAAAAATCAATTGACTCAAATACCGGAAGGATTAACTCGATTATTTCCAAATCTAAAATCTTTAGGTTTAAGTGACAATCAACTTGAAGAAATACCTGCCGATCTATTTGAAACCTTTCCAAAATTGGACACTCTTTCATTAAGTAACAATCAACTATCCGATCTTCCTAAATCTATTGCTCGATTAGAATCTTTAAAAAACATATACTTGAAAAACAATCGGTTCGTACAAATCCCTGAAATTTTAAAGGAGCTGAAAAAACTTAAAGACATATCTTTGAGTGGAAACCAAATTTCAGAGTTACCTGAATTTTTTTCGGAAATGACGGAGTTGAAAGAATTAAAGATCGGAAACAATCCAATTGCACAAAACCCAGAAAGCGTAGAAGCCAAGATAAAAGTGATTAACCCCAAAATAACACTTTATTTTTCTTGA
- a CDS encoding WGR domain-containing protein yields the protein MKHYLTFKDGGSDKFWQIEVSGDSFTVIYGKTGSSGQTQTKNFDDEETCLKEAKKLLSEKLKKGYIEADAPAPPQGRAREEIEKNVEELKTAVSQLPELAPFLEKLSALPWDEYEKQLFHNVVESFESAKEEMEDEEERLTGFVAECNNQNFREYGIGCSEFYFGIGDDDEYFEEGPTLGEFCLHEPGKIMADAYDSLGYQDKGYGLLKNYIWNLVARTMGRAVSLAVKDKSFKKLKTVKNFRVYVCEHDGWACSMDPEGLVFGKLEEEDDED from the coding sequence ATGAAACACTACCTAACATTCAAAGACGGCGGTTCGGATAAATTCTGGCAGATAGAAGTTTCCGGAGATTCATTTACCGTAATCTATGGAAAAACAGGTTCTTCCGGGCAAACACAAACTAAAAACTTTGACGACGAAGAAACCTGTCTCAAAGAAGCCAAAAAATTACTCTCTGAAAAATTAAAAAAAGGTTATATAGAAGCAGACGCTCCCGCTCCACCTCAAGGTAGAGCCAGAGAAGAAATCGAAAAAAACGTAGAGGAATTAAAAACCGCAGTTTCTCAGTTGCCAGAATTAGCTCCGTTTTTAGAAAAATTATCTGCACTTCCTTGGGACGAATACGAAAAACAACTATTTCATAATGTTGTAGAATCGTTTGAAAGCGCAAAAGAAGAAATGGAGGATGAAGAAGAAAGACTAACTGGTTTTGTAGCGGAATGTAATAATCAAAACTTTAGAGAATATGGAATCGGTTGCAGCGAATTTTATTTCGGAATTGGAGATGACGACGAATACTTCGAAGAAGGACCAACCTTAGGAGAATTTTGTCTACACGAACCTGGAAAAATTATGGCAGACGCCTACGACTCGTTAGGTTATCAAGACAAAGGATATGGGCTACTTAAAAACTATATTTGGAATTTAGTGGCTAGGACGATGGGACGTGCCGTTTCTCTTGCGGTAAAAGATAAGTCATTTAAAAAATTAAAAACCGTAAAAAACTTTAGAGTATATGTATGTGAACACGACGGTTGGGCTTGTTCTATGGACCCAGAAGGTTTGGTTTTTGGAAAACTGGAAGAAGAAGACGACGAAGATTAA
- a CDS encoding ankyrin repeat domain-containing protein, producing the protein MDTAVLFEAIRKKNLTAMKKLLDEGCDPSSYEENGYNNALSLAAYMRQPEMIEYLIQKGARINDRTKGGRIALHNAVWQYNRSSVELLLEAGADVHAADQANWTPIWLASKWEPFISLIERGALVEGIDKEGETLLNKIALATASFSQEDGMKMLTKLVELGLKVSDEKPDSDGETLLMKTIERTSDRNKNQIAYWLIEQGMNPLQVSHAGCTALHYACKSGDLDMVKTLVSLGADVNAVITQDGSGFEAGMSPLDCVTEYGSKRKAILSELKKNGASKKPAMNLEIEDNIIRLKGKDRKTILENMLEITKNLQENVFSHSDYENPDHWLEWEFPGEEVDEADFFLKCINEPELRLLVARYVSQILIANEREGDTIYVHEELEAGGYAMQALVTTGEAEYLEVLTQYILSIDIDHTVHLHELMDVARSKYSQEQLGPIEDTLDELGLAR; encoded by the coding sequence ATGGATACGGCTGTATTATTCGAAGCGATTAGAAAGAAAAATTTAACTGCAATGAAAAAACTTTTAGACGAAGGTTGTGATCCTTCTTCTTACGAAGAAAATGGATATAATAACGCTCTGAGTCTTGCCGCTTATATGAGACAACCAGAAATGATAGAGTATCTTATTCAAAAAGGAGCTCGTATTAACGATAGAACCAAAGGAGGGCGTATCGCTTTGCACAATGCGGTTTGGCAATACAATAGAAGTTCTGTAGAACTACTTTTAGAGGCGGGTGCAGACGTTCACGCAGCCGATCAAGCCAACTGGACTCCTATTTGGTTAGCGTCTAAATGGGAACCGTTTATCTCTCTCATAGAACGAGGCGCTCTTGTAGAAGGTATAGATAAAGAAGGAGAAACTCTACTCAACAAAATAGCTTTAGCAACTGCATCTTTTAGTCAAGAAGACGGAATGAAAATGCTGACTAAACTTGTAGAGTTAGGTTTAAAAGTCTCTGATGAAAAGCCGGACTCCGATGGAGAAACTCTATTGATGAAAACGATAGAACGTACTTCAGATAGAAACAAAAATCAGATTGCTTACTGGTTGATCGAACAAGGAATGAATCCTTTACAAGTAAGCCATGCTGGATGTACTGCGCTCCATTATGCGTGTAAATCCGGGGATCTGGATATGGTTAAGACGTTAGTCTCTCTTGGGGCGGACGTAAATGCAGTCATAACGCAAGATGGATCCGGTTTTGAAGCGGGTATGAGTCCGCTTGATTGTGTGACGGAATATGGATCCAAGCGTAAGGCCATCTTATCAGAGCTGAAAAAGAACGGAGCGAGCAAGAAGCCTGCTATGAATCTGGAAATAGAGGATAATATAATACGACTGAAAGGTAAGGATCGCAAAACGATTTTAGAAAATATGCTGGAGATAACAAAAAACCTGCAAGAAAACGTATTTTCGCATTCCGATTATGAAAACCCGGATCACTGGCTCGAATGGGAATTTCCGGGAGAAGAAGTAGACGAAGCGGACTTCTTTTTAAAATGTATAAACGAACCGGAATTACGTCTACTCGTTGCACGTTATGTGTCACAGATATTGATCGCAAATGAAAGAGAAGGGGACACGATCTACGTGCATGAAGAGTTGGAGGCGGGAGGTTATGCGATGCAGGCGCTCGTTACGACCGGAGAGGCGGAATATTTGGAGGTACTTACTCAGTATATTCTTTCCATCGATATAGATCATACGGTTCATCTACACGAACTTATGGATGTAGCTCGCTCCAAGTATTCTCAGGAACAACTCGGTCCGATTGAAGATACTCTGGATGAATTGGGATTGGCTCGTTAG
- a CDS encoding ankyrin repeat domain-containing protein, whose amino-acid sequence MSLKRSKNHFPDQILAISYDEIQNSLGREFSILSSWCKKEYGKFTQFLNSGNLKKAKEIWREVFISRKDDFIKVLKAGKKDTRAEEFVADSFSLAAILKDHEIMETMSFLKDDNCINSNIFFQKARYYAVTDHKEEMLNSIRDCLIMGSSKNRFLQDENFQPLVQDSNFIETLEKYHVINNEVQKAIETVDIQTFETILSLIPSFLSMQILTPKGSAAFLPQAAAWYLYQKSDSHSIDMMQKIIQRTPNVIIGECLVNLASENEYLEPFSFILECGANPNTPNQEGYTALGRAKGNGCGKIVAYLKKRDKVFSPKLVKAIEEGIQKFSIEHGDKTVAVFAIEDGTLSFGLEGEDPNNSGSWKYQGFYEFPEEAFDLDSYEAGEISPDLFNQILDNLNQRGIFDKLNKIVNFKYLFLEHIH is encoded by the coding sequence ATGAGCCTAAAAAGATCTAAAAACCATTTTCCAGACCAAATTTTAGCAATCAGCTACGATGAAATTCAAAATTCTTTAGGTCGAGAATTCTCGATCCTTTCGAGCTGGTGTAAAAAAGAATACGGTAAATTTACACAATTTCTTAATTCTGGAAATTTGAAAAAAGCAAAAGAGATTTGGAGAGAAGTTTTTATTTCTCGCAAAGATGATTTTATCAAAGTATTAAAAGCGGGAAAAAAAGATACAAGAGCCGAAGAATTTGTTGCAGATTCGTTTTCCTTGGCCGCAATTTTAAAAGATCATGAAATTATGGAAACGATGTCATTTTTAAAGGATGATAATTGCATAAATTCTAATATATTTTTTCAGAAAGCACGTTATTACGCAGTAACCGATCATAAAGAGGAAATGTTGAATTCAATCCGAGATTGTTTAATCATGGGTTCGTCAAAAAATCGCTTTTTACAAGATGAAAACTTCCAACCTTTGGTTCAAGATTCTAATTTTATAGAAACTCTGGAGAAATATCATGTAATCAATAACGAGGTCCAAAAAGCGATAGAAACCGTAGATATTCAAACTTTTGAAACTATACTTTCTTTGATTCCTTCTTTTTTATCCATGCAGATTTTAACTCCCAAAGGTTCTGCCGCTTTTTTACCGCAAGCCGCGGCTTGGTATTTGTATCAAAAATCGGATTCGCATTCGATTGATATGATGCAAAAGATTATCCAAAGAACGCCTAACGTCATTATAGGCGAATGTCTTGTAAATTTGGCATCCGAAAACGAATATTTAGAACCTTTCTCTTTTATTTTAGAATGTGGCGCTAATCCTAATACCCCAAATCAGGAAGGATACACCGCTTTAGGTAGGGCTAAAGGGAACGGTTGTGGAAAAATTGTAGCTTATTTGAAAAAAAGAGACAAAGTATTTTCACCAAAACTTGTAAAAGCAATTGAGGAAGGAATTCAAAAGTTTTCCATCGAACACGGAGATAAAACCGTAGCCGTTTTTGCAATTGAAGACGGAACTTTATCTTTTGGACTAGAAGGAGAAGATCCGAATAATTCAGGTTCTTGGAAGTATCAAGGTTTTTATGAATTTCCGGAAGAAGCTTTTGACTTAGACTCCTACGAGGCAGGAGAGATAAGCCCAG
- a CDS encoding adenylate/guanylate cyclase domain-containing protein, which translates to MRELMREIIFTIPNIDRNEAWQIIFEQSKDYQENVNEIFEKRLQDARDESDRLLHNILPVSIAAELKKNNRVAPVSINSATVLFTDFKGFTQISESMSPEELISNLDECFSLFDQICADHGLEKIKTIGDSFMCVGGVPEVNQTHVFDVALAALKMCDAIQKLKEEKKKNGIPYWDVRIGFHTGPVAAGVIGKNKFSYDIWGDTVNIASRMESSGEAGKINVSEESYKLLSPFFIFTSRGKIAAKNKGEILMYFLEGLKSEFGTAQSHNIDFALLN; encoded by the coding sequence ATGCGCGAATTGATGCGAGAAATCATTTTTACAATTCCTAATATAGATCGCAATGAAGCCTGGCAAATCATATTCGAACAAAGTAAAGACTATCAAGAAAACGTAAACGAGATTTTTGAAAAAAGGCTTCAAGACGCGCGAGACGAATCCGACCGATTATTACACAATATTCTTCCGGTTTCCATTGCAGCCGAACTCAAAAAGAACAATCGAGTGGCGCCCGTATCCATAAATTCAGCGACTGTTTTATTTACCGATTTTAAAGGTTTTACACAAATTTCAGAAAGTATGTCTCCCGAAGAATTGATTTCCAATCTAGACGAATGTTTCTCGTTATTCGATCAGATTTGTGCGGATCACGGTCTCGAAAAAATCAAAACGATCGGAGACAGTTTTATGTGTGTAGGAGGAGTTCCGGAAGTAAATCAGACTCACGTTTTTGACGTAGCGCTTGCGGCTCTCAAAATGTGCGACGCAATTCAAAAACTCAAAGAAGAAAAAAAGAAAAATGGAATTCCCTATTGGGACGTTCGTATCGGATTTCATACAGGTCCGGTTGCAGCAGGAGTAATCGGTAAAAATAAATTCAGCTACGATATTTGGGGAGATACGGTAAACATTGCAAGCCGAATGGAATCATCCGGAGAAGCGGGAAAAATCAACGTTTCGGAAGAAAGCTATAAACTTCTAAGTCCATTTTTTATCTTCACATCCAGAGGTAAAATTGCCGCAAAAAACAAAGGAGAAATTCTGATGTATTTTTTAGAAGGGTTAAAATCTGAGTTCGGTACCGCTCAATCGCATAACATCGATTTTGCATTATTGAATTAA